One window from the genome of Brachionichthys hirsutus isolate HB-005 chromosome 19, CSIRO-AGI_Bhir_v1, whole genome shotgun sequence encodes:
- the LOC137908878 gene encoding aryl hydrocarbon receptor-like has translation MPGNGGVYAVRRRKKPVQKIAKPRPVKTNPSKRHRDRLNVELDHLTNLLPLTEEVRGRLDKLSVLRLSVAYLKVKSFFQAALQHQAAPPAPANGRSAFLDGISFSEGELLLQALNGFVLVVAADGTVFYASPTVQDFLGFHQSDVVHQSVYDLVHMDDRDIFRCQLHFSFNPNDSHADAPNGPVCDCGVSADLLPQYLPPENSSFLERGFCCRLRCLLDNASGFLALNFSGRLKYLHLRGSPGAGGIPAQLALFAIATPLQPPSVMEIRTKTLIFQTKHSMDFAPLGIDTRGKLALGYSEIELVTTRSGYQFLHAADMMYCADNHLRMMKTGDTGFTFFRLLTKTGHWLWVQATARVVFKGGRPDFIIARQKALTNDEGEEHLHQRRQQLPFNLATGEGVLYDSWMDAVSLPEPPGSGAPDATEPTAEKTLDPASVLGSLCRQDRSVYTHPQKSIAELPVFPETEDLDLEQPPSMEHAFLDSHALLSVPGQTHASPETCVAGDLTSDAMIDSLEQILGDIGHGSIEGFEVEEAELRNWELALLRMNKEKEEASSELNHIMANEIFSYVEDALRRETGQLVPDRAGDGVSVRGRCEQPATDARPGLPERTLTGKSPQCRNPHQGHACRLWPPSSCSYHHGNQKPDTTPHQDVASVQPELRGSPVWQPPPQRFHQHTPMPCSHTPGGTLDSMTPSLDPQTQRLSGSCMYERRDGHALNGPPSSSRGPTHIAPPHPGRTQPSGPHQPTWPDVANISLVHLGGDDPPGHGSLQSSFFCWSGEAQIPRAPLNGAVDPFSFAALPTGNANLSQDTGS, from the exons CAGCGCTCCAGCACCAGGCGGCTCCTCCCGCTCCTGCGAACGGCCGATCGGCGTTTCTGGACGGGATCAGCTTCTCGGAAGGAGAACTCCTTCTGCAG GCTCTAAATGGATTCGTGCTGGTCGTGGCCGCCGACGGGACGGTCTTCTACGCGTCGCCCACCGTCCAGGACTTCCTGGGTTTCCATCAG tCTGACGTGGTCCACCAGAGCGTTTACGACCTGGTTCACATGGACGACCGGGACATCTTCAGATGCCAGCTCCACTTCTCCTTCAACCCCAACGACTCCCACGCCGACGCTCCGA ACGGGCCGGTTTGTGATTGTGGTGTCTCTGCAGACCTGCTGCCTCAGTACCTCCCGCCAGAGAACTCCTCTTTCCTGGAGAGAGGTTTCTGCTGTCGTCTCCGCTGCCTCCTGGATAACGCCTCCGGATTCCTG GCTCTAAACTTCAGCGGGCGACTGAAGTACCTGCATCTGCGGGGAAGCCCCGGCGCCGGTGGGATCCCCGCTCAGCTGGCGCTGTTTGCCATCGCCACGCCCCTGCAGCCTCCTTCGGTCATGGAGATCCGGACCAAGACCCTCATCTTCCAGACCAAACACAGTATGGACTTTGCTCCTTTGGGCATCGACACCAG GGGGAAGCTGGCTTTGGGCTACTCGGAGATCGAGCTGGTCACGACGCGCTCGGGCTACCAGTTCCTCCACGCCGCCGACATGATGTACTGCGCTGACAATCACCTCCGGA TGATGAAGACGGGAGACACCGGCTTCACGTTCTTCAGGCTGCTGACCAAGACGGGACACTGGCTGTGGGTCCAGGCCACGGCCAGGGTCGTCTTCAAGGGAGGAAGGCCGGACTTCATCATCGCTCGACAGAAAGCCTTGAC AAACGACGAGGGGGAGGAGCACTTGCACCAGAGGAGACAGCAGCTCCCCTTCAACCTCGCCACCGGCGAAGGCGTCCTGTACGACTCCTGGATGGACGCCGTCTCCCTGCCTGAGCCTCCTGGCTCCGGTGCTCCGGACGCCACCGAGCCCACGGCAGAGAAGACTTTGGACCCCGCCTCCGTCCTGGGAAGCCTCTGCCGTCAGGACCGGTCCGTTTACACCCATCCACAGAAGTCCATCGCCGAGCTTCCGGTGTTCCCCGAAACGGAGGATCTTGATTTGGAGCAGCCCCCGTCCATGGAACACGCCTTCCTCGACAGCCATGCTCTCCTCAGCGTGCCGGGTCAGACCCACGCCTCGCCGGAGACGTGCGTCGCCGGCGACCTTACGTCGGATGCCATGATTGACTCGTTGGAGCAGATTTTGGGAGACATCGGTCACGGGAGCATCGAGGGCTTTGAAgtcgaggaggcggagctcaggAACTGGGAGCTGGCTCTGCTTAGGATGAataaagagaaggaagaagcGTCCAGCGAACTAAACCACATCATGGCCAATGAAATCTTCTCGTACGTGGAGGACGCTCTGAGGAGGGAGACCGGTCAGCTTGTCCCGGATCGGGCTGGGGACGGCGTATCCGTCCGAGGGCGGTGTGAGCAGCCGGCGACGGACGCCCGGCCTGGATTACCGGAGCGGACTCTAACGGGAAAGAGTCCGCAGTGTCGTAACCCCCACCAGGGACACGCCTGCCGACTGTGGCCACCAAGCAGCTGCAGttatcaccatggcaaccaaaagCCCGACACAACGCCACA TCAAGATGTTGCCTCCGTGCAGCCGGAGCTCCGCGGCTCGCCGGTGTGgcagccgccgccgcagcgTTTTCACCAACACACGCCGATGCCTTGCTCACACACCCCGGGCGGCACCCTGGACTCGATGACGCCGTCGCTCGACCCGCAAACGCAGCGATTATCCGGCAGCTGCATGTATGAAAGAAGAGACGGCCACGCCCTGAACGGGCCTCCCTCCAGCTCCAGAGGGCCCACACACATAGCTCCGCCCCATCCAGGTAGGACGCAGCCCTCCGGCCCCCACCAGCCCACCTGGCCAGATGTGGCCAACATCAGTTTGGTTCATCTGGGAGGAGACGACCCTCCGGGACACGGATCGCTGCAGTCGTCGTTCTTCTGCTGGAGCGGCGAAGCGCAG ATCCCCAGAGCCCCCCTGAACGGTGCCGTCGACCCATTTTCCTTTGCCGCCCTTCCCACCGGGAACGCCAACCTTTCCCAGGACACCGGCTCGTAG